One Brassica oleracea var. oleracea cultivar TO1000 chromosome C7, BOL, whole genome shotgun sequence genomic window carries:
- the LOC106305079 gene encoding uncharacterized protein LOC106305079, translating to MAISFHVRSNSFPSRLHPQAAHVDEQLIRLRSSEEASTSSSSSICQRLNNLQELHQSLEKLIHLPATEHALAQEQNKKATEKLLDGSLRILDLCNISRDALSQMKEGLMEIQSILRRKRGDLSGEIKKYLASRRSLKKSFQRVVKSLKVKQNLKCNDDSFAVFEEAEAISVNLFDSLFCFMSGSKTCSKWSLVSKLINQKKVSYEAQGNEFTKVDSEFQSEKTLKMEDGQNLESCIQDLEDRLESLSKSLIKYRVSILNILGQ from the coding sequence ATGGCAATCTCTTTTCATGTTCGCTCTAACAGTTTCCCTTCTAGACTTCACCCACAAGCTGCTCATGTGGATGAGCAGTTGATTCGTTTGAGATCTTCTGAGGAAGCGTCAACATCTTCAAGCTCTTCAATCTGTCAAAGACTTAACAACCTTCAAGAGCTTCACCAATCTCTTGAAAAACTTATTCACTTACCTGCCACAGAGCATGCTCTAGCTCAAGAGCAGAACAAGAAAGCCACCGAGAAACTTCTTGATGGATCTCTCAGGATCTTGGATCTATGCAACATTTCCAGGGACGCTTTGTCGCAGATGAAAGAAGGTCTCATGGAGATCCAATCCATTCTAAGAAGAAAGCGCGGAGATCTATCAGGAGAGATTAAAAAATACTTAGCCTCAAGAAGATCTCTCAAGAAGTCATTCCAAAGGGTCGTCAAGAGTTTGAAGGTCAAACAAAACCTGAAGTGCAACGATGACTCTTTCGCTGTCTTTGAAGAAGCAGAAGCTATCAGCGTGAACCTTTTTGATTCTCTCTTCTGCTTTATGTCTGGATCAAAGACTTGTAGCAAATGGTCACTGGTCTCAAAGTTGATTAACCAGAAAAAAGTTTCATACGAAGCTCAAGGAAACGAATTCACAAAGGTGGACTCCGAATTCCAGTCTGAGAAGACCTTGAAGATGGAAGATGGTCAGAACCTAGAGTCATGCATTCAAGATCTTGAAGATCGACTTGAATCTCTCTCTAAGTCTTTGATCAAATACAGAGTTTCAATTCTTAACATCTTAGGCCAATAA